Proteins found in one bacterium genomic segment:
- a CDS encoding AAA family ATPase — translation MKKLPLADSSKAVFLEANGYVPADKSLEPRQLLAALVVTEKERLTGMGLDVKTMLAGAKKALISDAPDPARTGEVPLSDETQTVVKGAVELATLQQSKAVESYHLTVSLVRRGGKTVRDFLAKTGVEPDGFADLLTVNPDVWEARKESLLDSIGEDWVQMAAQGKIAPRVGREKDVDRLVEILLHKEKRDPLLIGPPGVGKSTIVEQLALRLAAGEVPERLRGLRLIHIHPDRMFAGINDLPSFTARVNELEGEAADGKTLLFLDDIHRYVIDENGNFNPALANVVKSLLVNPQVTVITATLTEQYYNYVESDPALGRRFALVRVNEPDEKTALKMMENTAAELEAYHGVKITRAALEGSVRLAGSFLRERRFPDAVIDVLDQACARTYLTRGGKDNEPQVRLAQIEETVTEMSGIHSPGITADFREKYRRLEEFLLDRVIGQEDAVRRIAGVIRYAKSKFDLHASRPDGVFLFIGPAGSGKTKMAKSISEFFFGEEGALLDFRLGQLDPEKELAQLAGTEGPTLVNFIHQQPNSVVMFDNIDQAHPDTREWVRKVISQGWNQDSSGSRVHLADTIVILTALRGAFVEREAALGYADSGDFLSDPTKVRLELEKDLGADFLNHVDEIILFRHLTEDDCFNILKDKLLPQAQKLLRAQRIYLDVTERALKYIADEGHSSTFGASYLKNTFQRLVLVPTATKVVEAPTGRLTHIRVTLRGGTLVVSRGRN, via the coding sequence TTGAAGAAACTCCCGCTCGCCGATTCATCCAAGGCCGTCTTCCTCGAGGCCAACGGCTACGTCCCGGCGGACAAATCCCTCGAGCCGCGACAGCTCCTGGCGGCCCTCGTGGTCACCGAGAAGGAGCGGCTCACCGGTATGGGCCTCGATGTGAAGACGATGCTTGCAGGCGCGAAAAAGGCGCTGATTTCCGACGCGCCCGACCCCGCCCGCACCGGCGAAGTCCCGCTCTCCGACGAGACGCAGACCGTCGTGAAGGGCGCCGTCGAGCTGGCGACCCTCCAGCAGTCCAAGGCGGTGGAGAGTTACCATCTGACCGTGTCCCTCGTCCGCCGCGGCGGGAAGACCGTGCGCGACTTTCTGGCGAAAACCGGCGTCGAGCCCGACGGGTTCGCCGATCTGCTCACCGTGAATCCCGACGTCTGGGAGGCCCGGAAAGAATCGCTTCTCGACTCCATCGGCGAGGACTGGGTGCAGATGGCCGCCCAGGGAAAAATCGCACCTCGGGTGGGCCGCGAAAAGGACGTGGACCGTCTGGTCGAGATCCTCCTGCACAAGGAGAAGCGCGATCCCCTGCTCATCGGGCCTCCCGGGGTGGGCAAGAGCACCATCGTGGAGCAGCTCGCCCTGCGGCTGGCGGCCGGGGAGGTTCCCGAGCGCCTGCGGGGGCTGCGGCTGATCCACATCCACCCGGACCGCATGTTCGCCGGAATCAACGACCTGCCCTCCTTCACCGCCCGGGTCAACGAGCTGGAGGGCGAGGCCGCCGACGGCAAAACCCTCCTCTTCCTGGACGACATACACCGCTACGTCATAGACGAGAACGGCAACTTCAACCCGGCGCTGGCCAACGTGGTCAAGTCGCTTCTGGTCAACCCCCAGGTCACCGTCATCACCGCCACGCTGACGGAGCAGTACTACAACTACGTGGAGAGCGATCCGGCCCTGGGGCGGCGGTTCGCCCTGGTGCGCGTCAACGAGCCGGACGAAAAGACCGCGCTCAAGATGATGGAGAACACCGCCGCCGAGCTCGAGGCCTACCACGGGGTGAAGATAACCCGGGCGGCCCTCGAGGGGAGCGTCCGTCTCGCCGGCTCTTTCCTGCGCGAGCGCCGGTTCCCCGACGCCGTCATAGACGTCCTGGACCAGGCCTGCGCCCGGACATACCTCACCCGCGGCGGCAAGGACAACGAGCCCCAGGTCCGCCTGGCCCAGATCGAGGAGACCGTCACCGAGATGTCCGGCATCCACTCGCCGGGCATCACCGCCGACTTCCGCGAGAAGTACCGCCGCCTGGAGGAGTTCCTCCTCGATCGGGTCATTGGACAGGAGGACGCCGTCCGGAGAATCGCCGGCGTCATCCGCTACGCCAAGAGCAAGTTCGACCTCCACGCCTCGAGGCCGGACGGGGTGTTTCTGTTCATCGGCCCGGCGGGCAGCGGCAAGACCAAGATGGCCAAGTCCATCTCGGAGTTCTTCTTCGGCGAAGAGGGAGCCCTGTTGGACTTCCGCCTGGGACAGCTCGACCCCGAGAAGGAGCTGGCCCAGCTCGCCGGAACCGAGGGACCTACGCTGGTCAACTTCATCCACCAGCAGCCCAACTCCGTGGTGATGTTCGACAACATAGACCAGGCCCACCCCGACACCCGGGAGTGGGTCCGCAAGGTCATCTCCCAGGGGTGGAATCAGGACAGCTCCGGCAGCCGGGTCCACCTGGCCGACACCATCGTCATCCTGACCGCGCTTCGGGGAGCCTTCGTGGAGAGGGAAGCGGCCCTGGGCTACGCCGACTCGGGCGACTTCCTCTCCGATCCCACCAAGGTGCGCCTCGAGTTGGAGAAGGACCTCGGCGCCGACTTTTTGAACCACGTGGACGAGATCATCCTCTTCCGTCACCTCACCGAGGATGACTGCTTCAACATCCTCAAGGACAAGCTCCTGCCCCAGGCGCAGAAGCTCCTCCGGGCCCAGCGCATCTACCTGGACGTGACCGAACGCGCCCTCAAGTACATAGCCGACGAGGGGCACTCGAGCACCTTCGGCGCCAGCTACCTGAAGAACACCTTCCAGCGTCTGGTTCTGGTTCCCACGGCCACCAAGGTCGTGGAGGCCCCGACGGGCCGGCTCACCCACATCCGGGTCACCCTCCGGGGCGGCACCCTGGTGGTGAGCCGCGGCCGCAACTGA
- a CDS encoding peptidoglycan DD-metalloendopeptidase family protein, with product MSFLHTFIHRGISVKVVPHSHGDMRNIRLPYWLITLGGLVAVGIITGLVILGVSYAQKVVDENRLAELHERTKTQDKQLEYFDQEIGDLQRSLAQLEQKKEMLIELHPTLSLEHPDVLEDRLGAFESSLPLEAIQSGAESGKTAIGRLVERAGDLTSTLGGIERFLDADAARQRFTPSVRPVDGEHCWVTAGFGNRMSEFTGRNYFHRGIDITAPPGTPVIAPADGTVTFADHEGNFGLKLVIDHGGYFETVYAHLSRVYVHPGDEVRRGDAVAAVGTTGRTLGPKLHYEVLKGGRNLDPARFFLPETGMAAAGAGGQG from the coding sequence ATGAGCTTCTTACACACCTTCATCCACCGCGGCATCTCGGTAAAGGTCGTCCCCCACAGCCACGGGGACATGCGCAACATCCGCCTCCCCTACTGGCTCATCACGCTGGGCGGACTCGTGGCCGTCGGCATCATCACCGGCCTGGTGATTCTGGGCGTGAGCTACGCCCAGAAGGTGGTGGACGAGAACCGGCTGGCGGAGCTGCACGAGCGGACGAAGACCCAGGACAAGCAGCTCGAGTACTTCGATCAGGAGATCGGGGACCTCCAGCGCTCCCTGGCCCAGCTCGAACAGAAGAAGGAGATGCTGATCGAGCTCCACCCCACGCTGTCCCTGGAACACCCCGACGTGCTCGAGGACCGCTTGGGTGCCTTCGAGTCCAGCCTCCCCCTGGAGGCCATCCAGTCGGGTGCCGAGTCGGGGAAAACGGCCATCGGGAGGCTCGTCGAGCGGGCCGGGGACCTGACCTCCACCCTGGGGGGCATCGAGCGGTTCCTGGACGCCGACGCCGCCCGGCAGCGCTTCACCCCCAGCGTCCGACCCGTGGACGGCGAGCACTGCTGGGTCACCGCCGGGTTCGGCAACCGGATGAGCGAGTTCACCGGCCGCAACTACTTCCACCGGGGGATAGACATCACCGCGCCGCCGGGGACGCCGGTCATCGCCCCGGCAGACGGGACGGTCACCTTCGCCGATCACGAGGGCAACTTCGGCCTGAAGCTCGTGATTGACCACGGGGGGTATTTCGAGACGGTGTACGCGCACCTCAGCCGGGTGTACGTCCATCCCGGCGACGAGGTGCGGCGGGGGGACGCCGTCGCCGCCGTGGGCACCACCGGTCGGACGCTGGGGCCCAAGCTGCACTACGAGGTGCTCAAGGGCGGCCGCAACCTGGACCCCGCCCGCTTCTTCCTCCCCGAAACCGGCATGGCCGCCGCCGGCGCCGGCGGTCAGGGGTGA